One window from the genome of Alnus glutinosa chromosome 13, dhAlnGlut1.1, whole genome shotgun sequence encodes:
- the LOC133854522 gene encoding uncharacterized protein LOC133854522 encodes MTLEEFMRCSNPDQSTSESNTEPPMRFQQAWKPPPNDHIKVNWDAAISQKNSSIGLGMVARDSRGDFMGARCMVFFQRTEACMAEALAALWAVKFCKEVGFLEVILEGDAAQVVNDIISPLPRLAKTGHLTESIIQELQGFRTATFVHVKRECNNVAHTLARLAVEQNLSDVWLEEPPNCIADLIVRERLCL; translated from the coding sequence ATGACTCTGGAGGAATTTATGCGGTGCTCAAATCCAGATCAGTCTACATCTGAGTCAAATACTGAGCCTCCAATGCGGTTTCAACAAGCTTGGAAGCCCCCTCCAAATGATCATATAAAAGTCAATTGGGATGCAGCCATCAGTCAAAAAAATAGCTCTATTGGGCTTGGTATGGTTGCAAGAGATAGTAGGGGGGATTTTATGGGGGCACGTTGCATGGTATTTTTCCAAAGAACGGAAGCATGTATGGCTGAAGCTTTGGCTGCACTCTGGGCAGTCAAGTTTTGTAAGGAGGTTGGTTTCCTTGAGGTGATATTGGAAGGAGATGCAGCACAGGTAGTGAATGACATAATTTCCCCTCTTCCTCGTCTAGCTAAAACTGGTCATCTCACAGAAAGTATAATACAAGAGCTTCAAGGTTTTAGAACTGCCACTTTTGTTCACGTGAAAAGGGAGTGTAACAATGTAGCTCATACTTTGGCTAGATTGGCAGTGGAGCAAAATCTCTCGGATGTTTGGTTAGAGGAACCTCCAAACTGTATTGCAGATCTTATTGTTAGGGAACGTTTGTGTCTCTAG
- the LOC133854701 gene encoding flowering-promoting factor 1-like protein 2: MSGVLRFDPDGVFHLAEGSSHGGSSSRKRQVLVYLPTGQVVSSYSSLEQMLTGLGWERYYRGDPNFFQFHKHSSIDLISLPREFSKFGSIQMFDIVLKNSDTFRVRDM; the protein is encoded by the coding sequence atgtcaggtGTTTTGCGTTTCGACCCAGATGGCGTTTTTCACCTAGCGGAGGGCTCCTCCCATGGTGGTAGTAGTTCGAGGAAAAGGCAGGTTTTGGTGTACTTGCCGACCGGCCAGGTGGTCTCATCGTACTCTTCGCTTGAGCAAATGCTGACGGGGTTAGGTTGGGAGAGGTACTACAGAGGCGACCCTAACTTCTTTCAATTCCACAAGCATTCTTCCATCGACCTAATCTCTCTCCCTAGAGAATTCTCCAAGTTCGGCTCCATTCAAATGTTCGATATTGTTCTTAAAAACTCCGATACCTTCCGTGTCCGAGACATGTGA